In Desulfobulbaceae bacterium, the following are encoded in one genomic region:
- the rnhA gene encoding ribonuclease HI, translating into MPGLPHYIVYTDGACSPNPGPGGWGAVIIDPDQQVQKLSGSVPHTTNNRMELFAAIEALKHLPGKCSATVYSDSQYLQKGITKWLEKWLKSDWQTMAGSDVQNKDLWKELTKSAQKHSIDWQWVKGHADNDFNNLADELARNAVPREALPLLDNNAIHLYTAVAHSIKLNRGSWAVILRYRDKKKLLCSTVAQTTSNRMHIHGALAGLAAIRHALPINVYTFSGYLRDGLSRWISQWEQHDWTTREGTPVKHDDLWKQLHSFNQRYKINCYLADKSYPPCEVQEAKIIAQELLVDNEM; encoded by the coding sequence GTGCCAGGACTCCCACATTACATCGTTTATACTGATGGCGCCTGTTCCCCAAACCCGGGCCCCGGTGGGTGGGGTGCCGTAATCATTGACCCCGACCAGCAGGTTCAAAAGCTTTCCGGCAGTGTACCGCACACTACCAACAATCGAATGGAGCTCTTCGCCGCCATAGAAGCCCTAAAGCATCTCCCGGGAAAATGCTCCGCCACAGTCTACTCTGACTCACAATATTTGCAAAAAGGGATCACAAAGTGGCTTGAGAAGTGGCTGAAATCGGACTGGCAGACCATGGCTGGCAGTGACGTTCAAAACAAAGATTTATGGAAGGAACTCACAAAATCCGCCCAAAAACATTCAATCGATTGGCAGTGGGTCAAAGGACATGCCGACAACGATTTCAATAACCTGGCCGATGAACTCGCCAGAAATGCAGTCCCCCGAGAAGCACTGCCACTATTGGACAACAACGCTATCCATCTGTACACTGCAGTTGCACACTCAATAAAACTTAACAGAGGCAGTTGGGCCGTCATTCTTCGCTACCGGGACAAGAAAAAACTGTTATGCAGCACTGTAGCACAAACAACCTCGAATCGAATGCATATCCATGGCGCCCTTGCCGGTTTAGCAGCCATTCGCCATGCCCTGCCTATCAATGTCTATACGTTTTCCGGCTATCTGCGAGATGGACTGTCGAGGTGGATTAGTCAGTGGGAACAACACGATTGGACTACCCGAGAAGGAACGCCAGTCAAGCACGATGACTTATGGAAACAACTACATTCCTTTAATCAACGATATAAAATTAACTGCTATCTCGCCGACAAGTCTT